In the Salvia miltiorrhiza cultivar Shanhuang (shh) chromosome 8, IMPLAD_Smil_shh, whole genome shotgun sequence genome, ATTGAAGAATTCTGCCGCCGCCCCGCCGCCCTtctccaccaccacacctctttcTCCATCGGtctcccccaccaccatcaccagatctgCCGCCCCCTCCGCTCCTCCACCCCCATCACCAGAGCTCCGCCATCGTTGACCACCAACTCCTCCTGCATCGCTATCATCTTCTTCGATGAGCCTGGGGCCTCCATTGAAGGAATCAGATGGGTGAATTGAAAATTTGTCGATTTGGGGAATGGGTTTCCTTTAATTGTTGGGGAATTTTCGATTTTgatcttgtgtgtgtgtgtgttagcgTTGCTGGTGTTGAAAATCAAGCAAATAGACAGAAAATTAGGGCTCTGCGTTGGGGGTGGACCGCATGTAGCCGCTGCTCTCCGATGTAGTCGCTGCGGATTTCTTTCCGACGACGATGGTGGTGGCATCTTTTGGGGGTGGACGAAGAAAGAGCAGTAGACAGAATATTAGGGCTCTGCAAGACTAAGGGCAGGGGTGGTCCGGTGGGCGGCTCCTCGCCGGAGTTTAGAGAAGAGAAGACGGGGGCTGGAATTTgaggtaaaacgacgtcgttttacccccaactaaacgacgtcgttttggtttCCGTCCAGCGGCGCCATGTCATATTTCAGGTGACTGAAAAGTGCCATGTCAGCACTCTATTTGGGGTTTTCTCAAAACCATGGCAAAATTGATCAATTGGTTAAGTTctgggaaaatttgataaaaaaaaaagttcatggcaaacTTGGAAATCGACcaaaagttcatgatttttcgtGTAATTAACCCAAATATATACTACAAAttgtattttaatattatatagatatagatatataggACCTAATAGTAAAAACAGGACTGTAACTTATCAATATTTTCAGAAAGAGGATTATATATTACGAAATTTATAAATAAGGACTATATGTtacggaatttgaaaatgagaactgtaactttcattttttataattacgctcctatttaacacatcaaaataAGGACTATAGCTTTCATCACGGTCCAAAATAGGAgtataaatgtaaaaaatgaaagttatagtcctcattttcaaatttcgtaacatatattccttattttcaaatttcataatatatagtCATCTTtctgaaaatattgaaagttatAGTCTTGTTTTTACCATTAGGTCTAGATCTACAGATTAGATCCATTTTCATATCATCTTGCTCTTTATTTGTAgggttaattatattttatgtctctaatttttaagaatttctataaaataaaaatatcactcaattttcattttaaattcaaaatcttcAATGTTCAAAGCTTTCAACAAAATATCCACAGTTTTCAGCACATTTCAAAAAATTTCAACATTCATCGTTTTCCAAAAAGTCTTGCTATAAAAAATTTGACAACGAAATGATGAATCATCTCGTCGAATtcttagatgatttttttttttcaatgtatccaataaaacgacgtcgttcccTTTTACCAATGAATTTAGCAAGGTGACTCGTAGTTCAGCTCCAAAAGTTGTACAACAAgaagttatttttttaaaaatattgaaagtcaGAGGCtttgataaaaaattaaaggtaaggacattttgtgaaaaaatgttaaaagTTGGGGACaatctaaaaatattttatgaaaaaacctaaaaattagaGGGTTTTTAATAGAGATGAAAATTGAGGaccttttatgaaaaatattgaaaattaagaagtttttgattaaaaaataaaatttgaagcTATTTTGTAAAAAGATGATATTGAGTACAAtcgagtgtaccgtacaatcagATTGCATCATCACTTAGACCATAACCCGCATCTTGATTCGAACTCATATTCTGACTCGAACCTTATAAATAATATTGGATCAATTTGATTGTACGGTATACTCGATTGTACCTAAATTTTTGTGTTTTGTAAAAACGTTGAAAAATGTTACAGAAGGCATGATTAATCTTTTTTATATTACCATAATGGTAGTAgtgatttaaaaaatttatgcaATCGCGCTATAGTACCGAAGATGTTAACTTATAATGATAACATTAAATATAAGtgatttaatttttcattttttctaatATCATCAATTTTAAGTTAGGAAGACCCTATTCGTTAACTATTTATAACCCATCATTCTAAATATTTCAATAActtcactatttttttatttaattttatttagtggaaAATAATTTCTCATCACATGTCTCACTGAGAACTCTAGGAGTTCACATAAAGTCATTTTGCAGTTTTCGACACAGTCGATGAAACTTGAAAGCACACAGATTTAGTCAGATTAATTTCTTGTCGCCCAAACAAAACCTTAATTTCCAATCTCATCTAAATCAACGGCTCTAAATAGCACCAACCTCCTCTACAAATACACGCCCATTTTCTTCTCCGCCTTCTATATCGTCAAAAGCATCACTCTACCCTTTTCTCTCTACTTTAAACCTCTCTCTCGCTCTAGATCTAATTTATCTCCGAAATGGCCACTATCAAGAGCATCAAGGCCCGTCAGATCTTCGACAGTCGTGGCAATCCTACAGTCGAGGTGCGTTCACTACCATCTTCTGCTTAATTTTCACATATCTTTGTGGATCTATTTCATGTTCATCTTGAAGTAATACTAACTTATGTTAGATTGATTGGtttaatacataaactttaataTTGTCATGCATCAGTTGTTTTTGTTTGTAGTGATAATGTTTGGTTGTGTGGACTAACTGTAGGTTGATGTGCTTACATCCAATGGAGTGTTTGCTAGAGCTGCCGTTCCTAGTGGCGCATCCACTGGTAAGATCTGAATCCTTGcgcttatttaattttattatatccCCAAATGATTTATCCGGACTCTTGAACATTAATTATATACGAAAACGATACTTTAAGGGGGTTTTATTGAAATTGTTTAGTTTGATTCTTTTACTAGATGAACTCCTCTATTTTCTTAGACTTCTCCTGATGTTTTCGTACGATGCTTTGTTCAACAGTATTTGATGcggattttgtttttttaagtTCTCTTTCAGTAACTTGATGTCGATGATCTGTGTTTGTTACATGATATAATCATAGTTAGTAGTGCAACTGCCTGCTGAATAAAAGTCTGCGACACTCTTTAGATGATgcttttattgattttaatttatttaaatcttATTTTAGGAATTTATGAGGCTCTTGAACTGAGGGATGGAGGATCCGACTACCTCGGCAAGGGTGTCTCAAAGGTCAGTGTTCGCTGTGTATTTGTCTATAGATGTGTTTTCCATGAGAAATCTGATTGCAACTTAATTTTTTTGATGTTCTGGTGTGTTTTGTTAGGCTGTTAACAACGTCAACAGTATCATTGCACCTGCCCTTGTTGGAAAGGTTTGTTTTCCTTGACTCGTTACAGGATGAAACTGTCTTGTGAATTTAGTGACATTACTGAACCGATGGTgattcctttttatttttttatttttcaggaCCCAACAGATCAAACTGGCATTGATAATTTCATGGTTCACCAACTTGATGGAACACAGAATGAGTGGGGTTGGTGCAAGCAAAAGGTATCCTAGTGTATCTATTTATTTGTTGGTGTTttcctcttttcttttcttgggGTAATATATTAATTGGATGATAAAACTGTTATTCTGAAGCTTGGAGCAAACGCTATTCTTGCGGTGTCCCTCGCTGTCTGCAAAGCTGGAGCTGCTGTCCTCAATATTCCTCTGTACAAGGTATACGGGATGTACATCAGTATTTTTGGGTTGACATGTCTTTTCTGCTGTGTGTTTCTAGCATGATCAAACCATTGAATCCTTGAATTATTCAACTTCCAACATTAATATTTTCCAGATTTGTTGCTGAATATGATTTCTAGTACCTACTATGTTCTGTTTGATTAGATAACTGACATGATTACTCTTTCTGCTATCAGCACATTGCCAACCTAGCTGGTAACAAGAACATGGTGCTCCCTGTGCCTGCTTTCAATGTCATCAATGGTGGATCACATGCTGGAAACAAACTTGCCATGCAGGCATGTCTATGATGCAAGTTTGTTTGAATTGTCTTACTGCCATAATCAAATTCTGTCTCACTCAAAATAAACCTTTTTTCCTGCAGGAGTTCATGATTCTTCCTATTGGAGCTTCTTCCTTCAAGGAGGCCATGAAGATGGGTGTGGAAGTCTATCACCATTTGAAGGCAAGTTATATCTCTTGGTTCTCTGCCCCTCCGGGCTCCTACAACTCTGCCAATCAATTTCTGGAGCTATTTCTACCTTTAAAGTTTAATAGCTTTGGCTGCCTTGTTTTAGGAAAGATCTAGTATAGAAGttacatttttttcttcttgcaTTTAGGGTGTTCTGAGTCTCTTTGTCTAAAAATAAGTTAATTTTTGAAGTCTCTAGTGTATAAGTCTCTCTTGAATTTTCTAATCAATGTCGTGAACCTATTCTGTTTATAATATCAGACCTGAACTTTGATTTCAGGCTGTTATTAAGAAGAAATATGGACAGGATGCCACTAATGTTGGTGATGAGGGTGGTTTTGCTCCTAACATTCAGGTATCATATACTACTTTGGATGGCATTGcttcttcatttcttttgtGTCATAGAATATTTACATTTTCAACATTACTGCTATTTACAGGAGAACAAGGAGGGTCTTGAACTGCTGAAGACAGCTATTGCCAAAGCAGGTTATACTGATAAAGTGAGTTCTTATTTCTGCATTACTGACTCCTGTATTGTGTTTCTTCTTTTAGCTGCATTAACCTGTTAAATGGTATTGATGCTGCAATTATTTATTCCTTCTTCCTAGGTTGTTATTGGAATGGATGTTGCTGCATCTGAATTTTATGGAGAAGACAAGACTTATGATTTGAACTTCAAGGAAGAGGCAAGTTAACTACACTGCAATTTCATAGAATTAGAATACGTGTTGTCTGTAGCTTTTCTATTCTCACATTCATCGCTTTGTCCCTGCAGAACAACAATGGGAAAGATAAGATCTCCGGCAACCAACTCAAGGATCTCTACAAGTCATTTGTGTCCGAGTACCCTATTGTGTCAATTGAAGATCCATTTGACCAGGATGACTGGGAGCACTATGCCAAAATGACTGCAGAATGTGGTACTCAAGTGCAGATTGTGGGAGACGATCTCCTTGTCACCAACCCAAAGGTGATTGGCAATCTGAATTGTAGTTTATGTTACTTTTTGCTGGGTCAAGGACTTTgttgaaatttatattttgaattctTACTTTGCTGGTTATTTACATCTGCAGAGAGTTGAGAAGGCAATCAAGGAGAAGAGCTGCAATGCCCTTCTTCTTAAGGTATGGCTACATTTTCTGCAATCACCCAATCAATGGAGCCTCTTATGATCCTTATTCCTTAGTAGTAGTAAATTTATACATCTTGTTGATTCCAGGTTAACCAAATTGGATCTGTGACTGAGAGTATTGAAGCTGTAAAAATGTCGAAGCATGCTGGATGGGGTGTGATGACCAGCCACCGCAGGTATGATATTTTGGATGTTTGTATGTATTGTGGTCGAAATTGTATTGAGAGATACTCAAAAACTTTCATTCTCAATGCAGTGGGGAAACCGAAGACACTTTCATTGCTGATCTTGCTGTTGGATTGTCCACGGTAATTCTCGTTGTAAACTTTGTACAGTTACTCATTTTATCCACTGTAATATACCTGTGCTGAAATCTATTACATCGCTTCATCTGTCAGGGCCAAATTAAGACTGGAGCACCTTGCAGATCCGAACGTCTTGCAAAATACAACCAGGCAAGGATCTGATATTCATAAccttttatttctctcttgttTGGTTTTCTTATCCGGTCAAATAAACAAAGTGGTATCTTGGGTGCAGCTGCTGAGGATTGAGGAGGAACTTGGTTCAGAAGCAGTGTATGCAGGAGCCAACTTCCGCACACCCGTTGCTCCCTACTAGACACTTATAAATTCAATGGAGGCGTGACTGCGGCTTTAAATAATGTCTCGTAGAACTTGCTATGTTTTGGGAAATTGAAGACGTTTGAATAATCGAAATTTTTGGTTTTAGACCTTTAGCGAGTCTTGCACTGAAACTCTTCACGCTGAGGCTTGAGCATGTTGTAAAATCTCACATTGAAATTCTCTTCCAGAGTTCGGGAATGCCGTGTTTTTCATCTTATGAACTAACCTTCCTATTTTATTGTGTTTGTTTCTTGGCTGTTGGTATGCTAACGAAGATCAAGAATGTTTTTCCTTAGATAAAGAGACTATACTCCTTAGagtgaaaataaagaattaaaaattgacaaaattttattttataaaagaggAGGGATTTAacaggtgattttttttttataatttatcttcttttaataaatttacaatgTGAACACGCACAATAGAAAGTTTTTGTGTAATCAATTTACTTTGAAATGAAACACATAAtagaaagattttttttaaagagttattgccggaaaatacatatagtttgtcaattttctagtttataacatgactttataatttgatcagaaaatacatcaattttcaatttaatcgcaattataacatgactttatagtctgacaagaaaattcaccaagtttcaatttattctcaattataacatgatcttatttagattatttttcatcacagatgtattaatatttattgtatttatataaaatattattaattaattgattaatttaagttagatgattaattatttcataatatatatatatatatatatatatatatatatgtgtgtgtgtgtgtgtgtgtgattttaatattatattaatatattacatatataataagtatttatttatttaaattatgaaattataaaatattaggaccaataaataatttaggtacatatataatagaaactatgttaaaaagtaaataatattatttattatttacatatagatgtatatttatcaaatatatatgtatatatgtatatatatagtatattgtgagatgaaaagaaaattaaaaatatttaatgtattaaactttgatattattatactaaattaattacaatgtcatgttataattgagaataaattgaaactttgtgtattttcttgtcagactataaagtcatgttttaattgcgattaaattgaaaattgatgtattttctgatcaaattataaagtcatgttataaatcaaaaaattgacaaactatatGTATTTTCCGGCAATAATCCTTTTTTTAAATCCCAAATAACTAGCTATGCTATTCCGAACACAAAGTGATGCTAGGTGGCGGCCTACGGCAATTCAGATTTTCAAATTAAAGGCCGTGAGTAGTAACTTTATGTGACACCAAATGAAAAGGTGGAATTAGCATGTGGGGGTCGGGGTTACGTCTGGAAAATATATTGAAAACTGGGGTTGTAAACGAGTCGAGCTGAATATTAGTAGGCTTAAATTCAGTTCGTTTAAATATTTGGGTATTCGAGCTTGGCTCGAGCTTGATTTGAGCTTTTTATCTTGTTGATCGAGTTTGGCTTGTCACCCACTTATCAAGTTCGAGCTCGGTTCGAGCTTGGCTCGGGTGATGTTTGATAGAATTCGAGTTTGAGCTTGAGCTCAACTTGtcagatgttcgtatatatgatgttcaagctcAAATTCGTTATAAATCTAGGAAAGGCTTCTTAACTAATTTCTTACTGGAGCTTGAGTTCGaatcgtttaaggctcgtgcacTAACTCGATTGAAAAGCTCAACTGAAAGTTTGTGAATAAACTCGCAAATatgttcgcgaacaatcgaatcCGCATATGTTCAggagctcaacgagccgagtactgttcggctcgataaaaatctcaagctcgaaatcaggctcgagctTGGTTCATTTACTATCGAATCAAGTTCCGAATGAGCTTTTTTTTAATCGAATCTTGAATAActtgcgagtagctctgttcgtttacagccctattgAAAACTCGACACGTCATACTCGGTGTTAGCGGTGAGCATAATTCTTCAAGACTGGAAAATTAAATCaatcaaatcaaaattttaaatttggttCGGTAATTCGGTTAATTTAGTTAAAATCGaattaaatttttgtatttagGTAATTGGTtagatataattttattttaccaaATTACCAATAACCGAATTATATGTATatcatattatattatatttatttatttttctaatatttaaattttaaccCTGATAgccttagagcatccgcaatgggcttacttgatagtgattgtgttattgagtaggtagtgctgcattggggttacttgatagcctacttgataacaacattagttttgatttttatgtttttcatttaaatttaattgcataatttaaataacatatttttctaatagttaaatacgccattaaacataaaattttaaaacacctaaaacataaaaaaaaatacataaaaattaacaacacctaaaacatcatattaccccatcattaaaattacataattaaaatcctagtctagaccacgacgcctgagcacgtcggcgaccatggacgcgtgcaatgccctttgtgcgtccgtcatgtgcgtcgtatccgcgttcaggagctgcatatcgagctccctctccttgatatcgttcatccgctggtactgggcggtgaatgccctcatctgctggtcggacctgtccaacctctccactattttcggtggaggctccgagctcgtatgcgacgctgaTGCCTTCCATTTCCCTTTTGCCGCCTTCgtcgccttgttgccaatgggccgggaaGAAGAggtctcctcgcccgacgccgaggtggtgaagccgccctcttccgtagtctttgtcctcttggaggcatgcacgtctccaaggaggtacatcgacttgaacttgggattgttccggagaactttCCACGGGTTCCAAAAATTGAATGCGGCCTTCTGTGGGCTTCGAATCTTGAAGAGGGTTTGGGCCTTGTCACGAagcatatcatccgaatgaccggagggccaattgttgcgcgtctccacccaaatagcttcccagagacgcacatccgctGCTACTCGGGCctagtggccttgaagttgtcGGATCTTAAAGTCGACGCCGATGATGGGGTTCACACGTgcgcggatccggccccaatacgcctcccccttctgatccgtcccacggatggcgtcgttggtctcctccgcccaaacttggacgataagatccgtatgctcgggaaggtaagtatgacggaTCCTTACttccttg is a window encoding:
- the LOC130997935 gene encoding enolase, giving the protein MATIKSIKARQIFDSRGNPTVEVDVLTSNGVFARAAVPSGASTGIYEALELRDGGSDYLGKGVSKAVNNVNSIIAPALVGKDPTDQTGIDNFMVHQLDGTQNEWGWCKQKLGANAILAVSLAVCKAGAAVLNIPLYKHIANLAGNKNMVLPVPAFNVINGGSHAGNKLAMQEFMILPIGASSFKEAMKMGVEVYHHLKAVIKKKYGQDATNVGDEGGFAPNIQENKEGLELLKTAIAKAGYTDKVVIGMDVAASEFYGEDKTYDLNFKEENNNGKDKISGNQLKDLYKSFVSEYPIVSIEDPFDQDDWEHYAKMTAECGTQVQIVGDDLLVTNPKRVEKAIKEKSCNALLLKVNQIGSVTESIEAVKMSKHAGWGVMTSHRSGETEDTFIADLAVGLSTGQIKTGAPCRSERLAKYNQLLRIEEELGSEAVYAGANFRTPVAPY